A single window of Granulicella mallensis MP5ACTX8 DNA harbors:
- a CDS encoding M14 family zinc carboxypeptidase: MKRVTALLVFLVGIGAATAQQAITSPESAFGFKLGADRKLADWNQLTAYYKKLSTESHRIRYEELGKSTEGRPFIAVTISAPENLAHLDHYLDIQRRLSDPRITTPEEAKTLIAEGKTIIAVTANIHSTEIASSQSVAQFAYELATENTPRIQSILHNVIIVLVPSQNPDGEQLVVDWYKKYLGTPYEGAQPPVIWHHYTGHDDNRDWETFTQVETRLTVEKVLNRWHPEILYDMHQQGENAARIYLPPFVDPFDPNIDPLLISSINSLGSNTALEIAQTGKTGVLSYGVYDFWSPLRDYISLHNGLRILTESASVNIATPVNTPFERLGRGIGYDAKVAAWNFPNPWKGGWWHLSDIVDYQHDAFFSIAYNAAVFRERYLTNFYTIGQHAVNRTSGQPYAWVIPAEQADPVVTARLVNTLRIADIEVQRATAPFTANGQQFAAGSYIVPLGQPFGAFVKTVLEIQHYPNIAEYPGGPLQRPYDVTAQTLPLLFGVNAVEVKDKFDASSEPVTTAKPTAGRVEGQSPTGYLIADNTNSSLYALFALLAQDVKAYRLTSGAAPGTIYIPTQPGIEAKLSKLAADFSLVIKAAPAVPTGSALAVHLPRVGLYQSWVPSMDEGWTRFIFDQNHIPYTRLVDADIRKGGLDQRFDVIVLPDNSARAITSGSRGFGEGESPAAPPTGNNAQAGAGGRGEGRGRRSVANANDGATPPPQTPPEFTGGLGPDGVSALEAFTNNGGTIVALNHASEVYTKKGGAIENGLDSIDRHKFYIPGSILQVSVETNNPIAFGSTPSVPIFYENGPVFHVSSDAQSIASFGTETPLLSGWVQGGELLKGNSIIAQQNVGKGHIILFGFRPQYRAISEVTYKFLFNALLYSSSKDVSLAEAADLKEGN, encoded by the coding sequence ATGAAACGAGTTACAGCACTTCTTGTTTTTTTGGTCGGCATCGGCGCCGCCACAGCGCAGCAGGCCATTACTTCTCCGGAATCAGCCTTCGGATTCAAACTTGGTGCGGACCGCAAGCTGGCTGACTGGAATCAGCTTACGGCTTACTACAAAAAGCTCTCGACCGAGAGCCACCGCATTCGCTACGAAGAACTCGGGAAAAGCACGGAAGGCCGGCCATTCATCGCTGTCACCATTTCAGCGCCGGAGAATCTCGCACATTTGGATCACTATCTAGACATCCAGCGCAGGCTGTCTGATCCTCGTATCACCACACCTGAAGAAGCTAAAACGCTTATCGCAGAAGGCAAGACCATCATCGCCGTGACTGCGAATATTCATTCGACTGAAATCGCCAGCTCACAGAGCGTTGCGCAGTTTGCGTATGAACTAGCTACGGAAAACACGCCGCGCATCCAGTCCATCCTGCACAACGTGATCATTGTTCTGGTGCCATCGCAAAACCCCGACGGCGAACAGCTCGTCGTCGATTGGTACAAGAAGTATCTCGGCACCCCCTATGAGGGAGCACAGCCTCCCGTCATCTGGCATCACTACACCGGTCACGATGACAACCGCGACTGGGAGACCTTCACTCAAGTAGAAACACGCCTCACCGTCGAAAAGGTCCTCAACCGCTGGCATCCAGAAATTCTCTATGACATGCACCAGCAAGGTGAAAATGCGGCGCGTATTTACCTGCCGCCCTTCGTGGATCCTTTCGATCCCAACATCGATCCGTTGTTGATATCTTCGATTAATTCACTGGGCTCCAATACGGCGCTTGAGATCGCGCAAACCGGCAAAACTGGTGTCCTTTCCTATGGTGTCTATGATTTCTGGTCACCGCTCCGTGACTACATCTCGCTTCACAACGGCCTTCGCATCCTGACTGAATCCGCGAGTGTGAACATTGCTACACCCGTCAACACTCCCTTCGAAAGATTGGGCCGCGGTATCGGTTACGATGCGAAAGTCGCCGCCTGGAACTTCCCTAATCCCTGGAAGGGTGGCTGGTGGCACCTCAGCGATATCGTCGACTACCAGCATGACGCCTTCTTCTCCATTGCGTACAACGCCGCCGTCTTTCGCGAGCGTTATCTTACGAACTTCTACACAATTGGACAGCACGCGGTAAACCGAACGTCAGGCCAGCCCTACGCCTGGGTTATTCCCGCCGAACAGGCTGATCCCGTCGTCACCGCACGCCTCGTCAACACGCTTCGTATCGCTGACATCGAAGTCCAACGCGCAACGGCGCCCTTTACGGCGAACGGCCAGCAATTTGCCGCGGGCAGCTATATCGTTCCGCTCGGGCAGCCCTTCGGCGCCTTTGTCAAGACTGTCCTTGAGATCCAGCATTACCCCAACATCGCTGAGTATCCCGGAGGCCCGCTGCAGCGACCTTATGACGTTACGGCCCAGACTCTCCCGCTGCTCTTTGGCGTGAATGCTGTCGAAGTAAAAGACAAGTTCGATGCATCCAGTGAACCTGTTACGACGGCAAAACCCACGGCAGGTCGCGTTGAAGGCCAGTCACCCACAGGCTATCTCATCGCTGACAACACCAACTCCAGCTTGTATGCCCTCTTCGCTCTTCTCGCGCAAGATGTGAAGGCTTACCGCCTTACTTCGGGCGCTGCCCCCGGTACCATCTACATTCCTACTCAGCCCGGAATTGAAGCGAAACTCAGCAAACTGGCAGCGGATTTTTCGCTCGTGATCAAAGCCGCTCCTGCCGTGCCCACGGGCAGTGCTCTCGCCGTTCACCTGCCGCGCGTCGGCCTTTACCAGAGCTGGGTACCGTCCATGGATGAAGGTTGGACGCGCTTTATCTTCGACCAAAACCATATTCCGTACACGAGGCTCGTCGATGCCGATATCCGCAAGGGTGGTCTCGATCAGCGTTTCGATGTGATCGTGCTTCCAGACAACTCGGCGCGTGCCATCACCTCGGGCAGCCGTGGTTTTGGTGAAGGCGAATCGCCCGCCGCGCCTCCAACCGGCAACAATGCGCAAGCTGGCGCAGGTGGCCGGGGCGAAGGCCGAGGCCGTCGCTCCGTAGCGAACGCAAATGACGGCGCTACCCCACCACCGCAAACACCACCTGAGTTCACTGGCGGCCTCGGCCCCGATGGCGTCTCGGCCCTGGAAGCCTTCACCAACAATGGCGGTACTATCGTTGCCCTCAACCACGCATCCGAGGTCTACACAAAGAAGGGCGGTGCCATCGAAAATGGACTCGACAGCATCGACCGCCACAAGTTCTATATCCCCGGTTCCATCCTGCAGGTCTCGGTTGAGACAAACAATCCGATCGCTTTCGGATCAACACCGAGCGTGCCCATCTTTTACGAAAACGGCCCGGTCTTCCATGTAAGTTCCGACGCGCAATCCATCGCCTCATTCGGTACGGAGACTCCACTCCTCAGCGGATGGGTTCAGGGTGGCGAACTTCTCAAAGGAAACTCGATCATCGCGCAGCAGAACGTCGGCAAGGGTCATATCATCCTCTTCGGCTTCCGTCCGCAATACCGTGCCATCTCGGAGGTCACTTACAAGTTTCTCTTCAACGCCTTGCTTTACTCCAGCTCTAAAGATGTCTCTCTTGCGGAAGCCGCAGATCTAAAGGAAGGCAACTAG
- a CDS encoding GntR family transcriptional regulator produces MKESSSRLNTFMSTTFQKLPKAPNLTEMTYLRIKQSVLTGSIEPSFRLTEEHIATQLGVSKSPVREALNRLEGEGLIRIEARRGASVRQFSRKEVTDLYNLRVALELHSISDASITRTVLSELEESIKRTEEILKAGDRLAHIEEDLRFHRILAEATGNGELCSVFENVQQKTLLCRYRSYELSATSSPLTHKKIYKALTQGRISEAQDAMRNHIVYVRDRLLEDIDNR; encoded by the coding sequence ATGAAAGAATCATCGAGCAGATTGAATACCTTCATGTCGACTACCTTTCAGAAGCTACCTAAAGCCCCTAACCTAACGGAGATGACATATCTCCGCATCAAGCAGAGCGTGCTAACCGGCAGTATAGAACCCTCTTTTCGGCTAACTGAGGAGCATATCGCCACCCAGCTCGGTGTCAGCAAGAGTCCAGTCCGGGAAGCATTGAATCGCTTGGAGGGAGAGGGATTAATTCGGATCGAGGCGCGACGCGGGGCGTCCGTGCGGCAGTTCTCTCGCAAAGAGGTTACCGATCTCTACAACTTGCGGGTTGCATTGGAGCTGCATTCGATTTCTGACGCCTCAATCACTCGTACGGTCCTTAGTGAGCTGGAGGAAAGCATTAAGCGCACGGAAGAAATCCTGAAAGCTGGGGACCGTTTGGCACATATCGAAGAGGATCTCCGCTTCCATCGAATTCTCGCTGAGGCCACAGGGAATGGAGAACTATGCAGTGTCTTCGAAAACGTGCAACAGAAGACATTGCTATGTCGTTATAGATCCTATGAGCTTTCAGCAACGTCGTCGCCGCTAACCCACAAGAAGATCTATAAGGCTCTCACGCAAGGCCGAATCTCTGAGGCGCAGGATGCGATGCGGAACCACATCGTCTACGTGCGCGATCGACTGCTGGAAGACATTGACAATCGTTGA
- a CDS encoding S9 family peptidase, with product MVTGQQDLSSGFQETGWDKVFLIPASGGKPKQLTKGESEDETPVYSPDGKSIAIVSNREFAEEHHIWIVPLNGSKPRRLTHLAGVESDPQWSPDGTTIYFQRGTALRSPATYTAATNGGEAHPLNPLPPSKYEQANLPAPEVFHFQGKDGLPLAGILYKPKGYKDGTRYPLVIWAHGGPEAQVVLSLTPWSLYLAQEGYLVFEPNFRGSTGYGERFRNLNVEDSGGGEIDDIGASVQALVNKGLADPQRVAIGGGSHGGTIVANAVTKLPDTFAAAIEMFGVVDRALFLKYTNRNSRIRWETKMGGPPEAKPSIYRKANILPDVNKITTPLLVMHGEEDPQVPPQESQEFVAALKKDGKIYDYVTYPHEGHGFQQPEHRLDSYKRQLAFLEKYLHPTPQN from the coding sequence CTGGTCACCGGACAGCAAGACCTTAGCAGTGGTTTTCAGGAAACCGGCTGGGACAAGGTCTTTCTCATTCCCGCCTCGGGAGGAAAACCAAAGCAGCTGACAAAGGGTGAGAGTGAAGATGAAACCCCTGTCTACTCCCCCGATGGAAAATCGATTGCTATCGTTTCTAACCGCGAATTTGCTGAGGAACATCACATCTGGATCGTGCCCTTGAATGGATCAAAACCACGCCGTCTCACCCATCTCGCAGGTGTTGAATCCGATCCGCAATGGTCACCCGACGGCACAACGATTTATTTTCAGAGAGGAACCGCCCTCCGCTCCCCGGCAACCTATACCGCAGCGACAAACGGAGGTGAAGCTCATCCTCTTAATCCGCTACCTCCCTCGAAATACGAGCAGGCCAATCTTCCCGCACCCGAAGTCTTCCACTTCCAGGGTAAAGACGGCCTTCCGCTCGCCGGAATTCTCTATAAGCCGAAAGGCTATAAGGATGGAACCCGTTACCCGCTTGTTATATGGGCTCATGGCGGCCCGGAGGCTCAGGTCGTTCTCAGTCTGACCCCATGGTCGCTCTATCTCGCGCAGGAGGGATACCTTGTCTTTGAGCCGAACTTTCGCGGCAGCACCGGGTATGGCGAGCGCTTTCGCAATCTCAACGTCGAAGATTCAGGTGGGGGAGAAATCGACGACATCGGAGCATCTGTACAAGCACTCGTAAATAAAGGTCTCGCTGATCCTCAACGGGTAGCGATCGGAGGCGGAAGTCATGGAGGCACGATCGTTGCAAATGCAGTTACCAAACTCCCCGACACCTTTGCAGCAGCGATCGAAATGTTTGGGGTTGTGGATCGGGCTTTATTCCTGAAGTACACCAACCGCAACTCCCGCATCCGCTGGGAGACAAAGATGGGAGGCCCGCCCGAAGCCAAGCCTAGCATCTATCGCAAAGCCAATATTCTGCCCGACGTGAATAAGATCACAACGCCACTGCTCGTCATGCACGGCGAAGAGGACCCGCAGGTGCCTCCGCAGGAATCACAGGAGTTTGTCGCAGCCCTTAAAAAGGACGGGAAGATTTATGACTATGTGACCTATCCACATGAGGGGCATGGATTCCAGCAACCGGAGCATCGTCTGGATTCTTACAAACGCCAATTGGCCTTCCTCGAAAAATACCTTCATCCAACACCCCAGAACTAA
- a CDS encoding DPP IV N-terminal domain-containing protein: MRTLTSLLLILVASPLMAQSAHITIEDLITTAPSRPGVLSPDGKNFAVIQKGQIALEPATGGPAIPVTTTSGAKSEVSWSPDSNKLAYVSQGDIWIVSASGGEPTQLTDGPVGPGDPRGATDHLPKWNPKGKWILYESGRKGWNELWVVSEDGKTKNDLAPAEIYTGEDATNNPSPDHGDAVSSDRFAPNPAWSPDGTRISYTERSRPYFSGKLKVFAFDQASGKAKGSARDIYVASNDRGGAWAIDTAAWSPDSKTLAVVFRKPAGTRSFSFPPREENQSS; the protein is encoded by the coding sequence ATGAGAACGCTCACCTCTCTTTTGCTGATCCTCGTCGCCTCGCCCCTGATGGCGCAATCAGCTCACATCACGATTGAAGATCTTATTACGACAGCTCCGTCACGCCCTGGCGTTCTCTCGCCTGACGGAAAAAATTTCGCCGTCATCCAGAAAGGACAGATAGCTCTTGAACCAGCAACTGGAGGGCCGGCCATTCCTGTGACCACCACATCCGGCGCCAAGTCTGAAGTAAGCTGGTCGCCTGACAGCAATAAACTCGCCTATGTCAGCCAGGGAGATATCTGGATCGTCTCCGCAAGCGGCGGAGAACCCACGCAACTTACCGATGGCCCTGTAGGTCCAGGAGATCCACGTGGAGCTACCGATCATCTACCGAAATGGAATCCGAAAGGCAAATGGATTCTCTATGAGTCTGGGCGCAAAGGCTGGAATGAGCTCTGGGTCGTCAGCGAAGATGGCAAAACAAAGAACGATCTCGCTCCTGCTGAAATCTATACCGGTGAAGACGCCACCAACAACCCATCGCCCGACCATGGAGATGCCGTCTCCTCTGACCGCTTCGCCCCGAACCCGGCCTGGTCGCCCGATGGCACCCGCATATCCTACACCGAACGTTCTCGCCCTTATTTCTCGGGCAAACTCAAAGTGTTCGCCTTCGATCAGGCCAGCGGCAAGGCAAAAGGTTCCGCAAGGGATATCTATGTAGCCAGCAACGATCGTGGAGGAGCATGGGCCATCGACACCGCAGCCTGGTCACCGGACAGCAAGACCTTAGCAGTGGTTTTCAGGAAACCGGCTGGGACAAGGTCTTTCTCATTCCCGCCTCGGGAGGAAAACCAAAGCAGCTGA